A section of the Candidatus Cloacimonadota bacterium genome encodes:
- a CDS encoding helicase, with protein sequence MRYEDFLQKKAVADAATGIRADVGINPALFEFQKDIVRWALKRGRAALFADCGMGKTAIQLEWGKHVHEYTGGDVLILAPLAVSMQTVREGAKFGIDAKYCRSQEQVSSGITITNYEMLGKFNADHFAGVVLDESSILKSYTGKIRNEIIDAFKNTGFRLACTATPAPNDHMELGNHAEFLGVMSRAEMLSMFFVHDGGETQKWRIKGHAQNDFWRWVASWAVMIRKPSDLGYDDAGFILPPLEIKHHVVKKDEAPDGFLFPVEALTLQERQQERKATVDKRAKLAAEIANNTDGPCLVWCNLNDESAAAKHLIDGAVEVKGSDKNEHKESAMLGFSDGSFKTLVTKPSIAGFGMNWQHCDTMIFLGLSDSYEQFYQAVRRCWRFGQTKKVTVHVVTAETEGAVVKNIERKESDADRMASEMVKYMAGINTDEIHGTTRQTVDYARGVESSENWTLYHGDCVDVTREIPDDSVHFSIFSPPFASLYTYSASDRDMGNCKTDQEFADHFRFLVPELLRITKPGRLCAFHCMNLPTSKARDGVIGIKDFRGQLIKIFQDAGWIYHSEVVIWKDPVTAMQRTKALGLLHKQLKKDSCMSRQGIPDYLVVMRKPGENPEPVCGELKYFAGDHGTFKQTKNLSIDVWQRYASPVWMDINPSNTLQRTSARDDKDERHICPLQLDVIERALQLWTNEGDTVFSPFAGIGSEGYQSLKMGRKFVGVELKDSYFRQAVKNLVEADTNTAKQMSLIA encoded by the coding sequence ATGCGATACGAGGATTTTTTGCAGAAAAAAGCCGTGGCGGACGCGGCAACTGGAATACGCGCAGACGTTGGAATAAACCCGGCACTGTTCGAATTCCAGAAAGACATTGTTCGTTGGGCATTAAAGCGTGGTAGGGCGGCGCTATTTGCAGATTGCGGGATGGGCAAAACAGCCATACAGCTAGAGTGGGGGAAGCATGTTCATGAGTATACGGGCGGCGATGTGTTAATCCTGGCTCCGCTGGCCGTGTCAATGCAAACCGTTAGGGAGGGCGCGAAGTTTGGCATTGACGCGAAGTATTGCCGCAGCCAAGAACAAGTTTCATCAGGAATCACAATAACCAATTATGAAATGCTGGGCAAATTTAATGCCGACCATTTTGCTGGTGTCGTCCTTGATGAATCATCAATTTTAAAGAGCTATACCGGGAAAATAAGAAACGAGATTATAGATGCGTTCAAGAACACGGGCTTTCGTTTGGCGTGTACCGCAACGCCAGCCCCGAACGATCATATGGAACTTGGCAACCATGCAGAGTTTTTGGGTGTGATGAGCCGTGCGGAAATGTTAAGCATGTTTTTTGTGCATGACGGGGGCGAAACACAGAAATGGCGGATAAAAGGGCATGCTCAAAATGATTTCTGGCGATGGGTGGCGTCCTGGGCAGTCATGATTCGCAAACCGTCCGATCTTGGGTATGACGACGCCGGATTTATTTTGCCGCCGCTTGAGATTAAACACCATGTTGTCAAAAAGGATGAAGCCCCAGATGGGTTCCTGTTCCCGGTCGAGGCGCTTACATTGCAGGAGCGACAGCAAGAGCGGAAAGCCACAGTGGATAAACGTGCCAAACTTGCAGCAGAAATTGCCAACAACACGGACGGGCCGTGCCTAGTATGGTGCAACCTCAACGATGAATCTGCCGCAGCAAAACATTTAATTGACGGCGCGGTAGAGGTGAAAGGCTCTGATAAAAACGAGCACAAAGAATCTGCCATGCTCGGCTTTTCGGATGGCAGTTTTAAAACGCTTGTCACCAAACCAAGCATCGCCGGGTTCGGTATGAACTGGCAACATTGCGACACTATGATTTTTCTCGGCCTGTCCGATTCCTATGAGCAATTTTATCAGGCGGTTAGGCGATGCTGGCGGTTCGGACAAACCAAAAAAGTCACGGTCCATGTGGTGACGGCAGAAACCGAAGGGGCCGTTGTAAAAAACATCGAGCGAAAAGAATCCGATGCTGATCGAATGGCGTCAGAAATGGTGAAATATATGGCGGGTATTAACACCGATGAGATCCACGGCACAACGCGTCAGACTGTTGACTATGCGCGTGGGGTTGAATCATCCGAAAATTGGACCTTATACCATGGCGATTGCGTTGACGTAACGCGGGAAATCCCCGACGACAGCGTGCATTTTTCGATATTTTCCCCGCCGTTCGCATCGCTTTATACCTACTCGGCCAGCGACCGCGACATGGGGAACTGTAAAACGGATCAGGAATTTGCTGACCATTTCCGGTTCTTGGTGCCGGAACTGTTGCGTATTACTAAGCCGGGGAGGCTCTGCGCGTTTCATTGCATGAATCTTCCGACCAGTAAAGCGCGCGACGGGGTTATCGGCATTAAGGATTTTCGCGGGCAACTCATCAAAATATTTCAGGACGCTGGCTGGATATATCACAGCGAAGTGGTGATCTGGAAAGACCCGGTGACGGCCATGCAGCGCACCAAAGCATTAGGATTACTGCACAAACAGCTGAAAAAAGACAGTTGCATGTCGCGTCAGGGCATACCCGATTATCTGGTGGTCATGCGCAAACCGGGGGAAAACCCAGAACCTGTGTGCGGTGAACTTAAGTATTTCGCGGGCGATCATGGGACGTTCAAACAAACGAAAAATTTGTCCATTGACGTGTGGCAGAGGTACGCCTCCCCTGTCTGGATGGACATTAACCCGTCCAACACATTGCAGCGTACTTCCGCTCGCGACGATAAAGACGAACGGCACATTTGCCCGTTGCAACTCGACGTTATTGAACGCGCCTTGCAACTGTGGACCAATGAGGGCGACACGGTTTTCTCGCCATTTGCCGGGATCGGGTCAGAAGGCTACCAGTCATTGAAAATGGGTAGAAAATTCGTCGGGGTTGAATTGAAAGACAGTTATTTCAGGCAGGCCGTTAAAAACCTCGTTGAGGCCGACACCAACACCGCAAAACAAATGAGTTTAATCGCATAG
- the ssb gene encoding single-stranded DNA-binding protein, translating into MANDLNLCQFIGRLGKDPEQRYLPNGDAVVNFTLAVGWKGKDKEGCEWVNVVAFKKLAEIIAQYCTKGQQIYVSGKMRTRKWQDRDGDDRYSVEVVADQMQLLGSKGDAQGRGNTNTGTRQESGSRGQHGSETGNQQQDDGYQFSDDSEIPF; encoded by the coding sequence ATGGCGAACGATCTGAACTTGTGTCAATTTATCGGTAGGCTCGGCAAGGACCCTGAGCAGCGTTATTTACCCAATGGCGATGCCGTCGTCAACTTCACGTTGGCGGTCGGCTGGAAAGGCAAAGACAAGGAAGGCTGCGAATGGGTGAACGTGGTGGCCTTCAAAAAACTGGCGGAAATCATTGCCCAATATTGTACCAAAGGCCAGCAGATTTACGTTTCCGGCAAGATGCGCACTCGCAAATGGCAAGACCGTGACGGGGACGACCGTTACAGCGTTGAGGTAGTAGCCGACCAAATGCAGCTTTTAGGCTCCAAGGGCGACGCGCAAGGCCGGGGCAACACCAACACAGGCACGAGGCAAGAAAGTGGCTCACGCGGCCAGCACGGAAGCGAGACGGGTAATCAGCAGCAGGACGACGGCTATCAGTTTAGCGACGACAGCGAAATCCCATTTTAA